A window from Kwoniella pini CBS 10737 chromosome 1, complete sequence encodes these proteins:
- a CDS encoding 40S ribosomal protein uS8, translated as MVRASVLNDALNNIVNAERRGKRQVLIRPSSKVVIKVLSVMQKHGYIGEFEIIDDHRGGKVVIQLNGRLNKCGVISPRFNIAVDAIEQWVALLLPARSFGKIILTTSAGIMDHQEARNKHVGGKILAFVY; from the exons atggTTCGAGCTTCAGTTTTAAACGATGCCCTT AACAACATCGTCAATGCCGAAAGACGAGGAAAGAGACAAGTTCTCATCAGACCTTCTTCCAAGGTAGTCATCAAGGTGCTTTCCGTTATGCAAAAACACG GTTACATTGGTGAATTCGAGATCATCGATGACCACCGAGGTGGAAAAGTTGTCATTCAACTTAACGGTCGATTGAACAAATGTGGTGTTATCTCCCCAAGATTCAACATCGCTGTCGACGCCA TCGAACAATGGGTTGCCCTCCTTCTCCCTGCCAGATCTTTCGGTAAAATCATCCTTACCACCTCTGCCGGTATCATGGACCACCAAGAAGCTAGAAACAAGCACGTTGGTGGAAAGATTCTTGCTTTCGTTTACTAA